Genomic window (Oceanispirochaeta sp.):
TTAAGAGAGCAGTCTTTCAGTCTGATAAGAGGGAGGGCTGCTCTCTTTATAAAGAGATATATAGGAGTTTATATGTCTGAATGGATATTGGAAGCACGGGGCATTGAAAAAGATTTTCCCGGTGTAAGAGCATTGGACGGAGTCGATCTTCAAATTAGAGAAGGTGAGGTTCATGCTCTGGTTGGTGAAAACGGAGCTGGTAAATCCACTCTGATGCTGGTATTAAGCGGCATTTATCAGCCTGATGGCGGTGTCATTTATCTGGAGGGAGAAAAGATTCATTTTTCATCCCCTCATGATGCCAACCACAAGGGAATCAGTATTGTGTTTCAGGAATTAAGCCTGATACAGGGTCTGAGTATTGCCGAGAATATTTTTGCCAACCGCCAGCCTGTGGGCAAAATGAACATGATTGACTGGGATGCCCTTCACACACAGACGAAAGAACTGTTGGCGTTATTTGATCTGCAGGATCTGAATCCGGCCACTCCGGTGAGAGAACTCTCCGTCGCCAATCAGCAGGTCATCGAAATTATCAAGGCTATTTCATTTAATCCCAGAGTTCTTATTCTGGATGAACCTACTTCATCTCTTACAGAACATGAAGTCACTCAATTGTTTGAAAACATTAGAAAACTCAAGAAAAAGGGTCTTTCATTTATTTATATATCTCATCACCTCAGCGAGATTTTTGAGATAGCCGATAGAGTTTCCATCCTGAGGGATGGCCAGTATGTCTGCAGCGCAGAAGTTTCAGAAATTGATGAGGATTTTCTAGTCAACAATATGGTCGGCCGGACTATCTCAAATATGTATGGCCAGAGGAAAGAGGATCAGATTATTGGTACAGAACTTCTGAAAGTGGAAAATCTCAGTCGAAAAGGTTTCTTTGAAAATATCAGTTTTTCAATTAAAGCCGGGGAAATCGTTGGAATGGCCGGTCTTGTCGGGGCGGGAAGAACCGAAGTTGGACGGTCCATATTCGGGGCGGAAGTTCCTGAATCAGGACAGGTCTCCCTGGATGGCAGAATCCTCAATATTAAGAATCCCAAGGATGCCATTCATTATGGTGTTGGATACCTCAGCGAAGACCGGAAAACTCAAGGCTTGATCCTGGATTTTTCAATAACACAGAACCTCGTCGCTAACCATCTGGAAGATTTTACATCGCCCTCAGGTTTTTTAAATGAGGCGCATATTCAGAAGTTTGCCGCAGAAAGTAAAGATGAGTTCGGAATCATGACACCCTCTCTCGATCAGAAATTGGCCAAACTGTCGGGAGGAAACCAGCAGAAAGTACTCGTGGGGGCCTGGATGGGAATCAAACCCCGTCTCCTGATTGTGGATGAACCCACAAGAGGCGTCGATGTCGGTGCGAAGAGTGAGATATATAATCTGCTCCGTAATCTGGCTGACCGAGGGGTGGGAATTTTAATGATCTCATCGGATCTGCCGGAAATCCTGGGTATGAGCGACCGCATCTTAGTCATGCAGAGCGGAAAACTGGTCGGGACGGTTCAGGGAGATCAGGCCACAGAAGAAAGTATTATGACCCTCGCTGCAGGGACTGTTGAAGGAGCACAATAAATGAACTGGTTAAAAAGTATGGTAAAACAGAGGGAGTTTATGATCTTTATGATCGTATCACTCCTTTTTATAGTAATGATATTTGCCTCACCCTATTTCTTGAGTACGGGAAATATTCTGGCTGTTCTTCTGGGGCTTTCCCTGGAAGCCATCATTGCCGTAGCCATGGCTCATCTGATGGTCTCCGGCGGCTTTGATATGTCCGTCGGGTCGGTCGTGGCTTTTACGGGTGCCATGACGGCATTGATGCTCAAAGCAGGGGTTCCCATTCCTATGGCTCTGCTAATCGGACTCCTGATCGGCGGCGCTATCGGTTTCTTCAATGGATTTATAATTGCCAAGGTAGGGATAAATCCTTTTGTAACCACCCTGTCCAGTTTGAGCCTTTTTAGAGGGCTGACCCTGATTGTTACCAAAGGTCAAAACATAACAGGACTTCCCGATGCATTTAAAGCCATTGGTCAGGCTAAAATATTCGGTATTCAGACACCCATTCTCATTGCCGCCGCTCTTATCATCGTAGGAGATATTTACCTGAGGAAATCCAGGTTTTTTCGGCAAAGTTACTACATCGGGGGGAACGAACAATCCGCGAGACTCTCAGGAATCCCTGTGGATAAAATGAAAATTCTGGCTTACGTCCTGACAGGCCTCTTTGCCGCCATTTCCGGAATCGTCATGACGGCGCGCCTGGGATCTGCCTCTGTGACAGCCGGTACCGGAATGGAACTGCGGGTCATTACGGCAGTTATCATTGGAGGTGCCAGCCTTCAGGGGGGTGAAGGTTCGGTTCTGGGAGCTTTTCTGGGTACTTTTCTTATAGCCATTATCACCAATGCCCTGACACTCCTGGGTGTGGATGTTTACTGGCAAACCTTTGTTCTCGGGGGAACTCTTCTAACCGCAGTTCTCATTGATACCCTTAGTAAAAAATACAAGACAATCTAGGAGATCTGACTCATGACTGGTAAAGAAAAATTACAGAATGCACTCAATCATAAGGATGGTCCGGTTCCGGTAGATTTTGGAGCCACCAGTGTCACAGGTATGCACTGTTCTGTCGTGGAGGGGCTCCGGAAGTATTACGGACTTGAGAAAAAGCCGGTTAAAATTCATGAACCCTACCAGATGCTGGGCCTTGTGGAAGAAGATCTTCAGGATGTGATAGGGGCTGATGTGACGGGAGTTTTTCCCCGGGATACACTTTTTGGATTCCCTCTTGAAAACTGGAAGGAATGGACGACTCCCTGGGGACAGGATGTTCTGGTTCCCGGGAATTTTAACACAAGCCGGAAGGACGGGGATGTGTTTATCTACCCCGAAGGGGATATGAACGCCTCTGCCAGTGGCCGGATGCCTGAGGGCGGATATTTTTACGATACCATCGTCAGACAGCCTGAAATCGATGATGATAATTTGAATCCTGAAGATAATCTGGAAGAATTCGGCCCTGTCTCTGATGTTGATCTGGCCTATTTCAAACAGGCTTGTGATAAAGCTGCACAGACGGGGAAGGGCATCATTGCCACCTTTGGCGGTACAGCTTTTGGTGATATCGCTTTGGTCCCGGCTCCTTTTCTTAAAGAACCTAAGGGCATCCGGGATATTACTGAGTGGTATATATCCACAATGACCCGGGCCGATTATATTCATGAGGTTTTCCAGAAGCAGAGTGATATTGCTCTGGCCAATCTGGTTAAAATTTACGCGGCAGTCGGTGATACTCCCGATGCCGTTTTCATCTGCGGAACCGACTTTGGAACACAGAATTCCCAATTCTGTTCCACAGACAGTTACAATGAAATGTATGCCCCCTATTATAAGAAAATCACCAGCTGGATTCATGAAAATACTGGCTGGAAAACATTCAAACATTCCTGCGGTGCCGTGGAGCCCTTTATGAGTCATTTTGTAGACAGCGGATTTGATATTATCAATCCGGTGCAGTGTTCCGCCGACGGTATGGACCCTTCTCATTTGAAGGACAAGTATGGTCAATCCTTGACTTTCTGGGGAGGAGGAGTGGATACTCAGATGACTCTTCCTTTTGGAACAGCCGATGAGGTCAGAAAGGAAGTTGCCGAACGATTGAAAATTTTCAGCAAGCAGGGCGGATTCGTTTTTGATGCCATTCATAATGTACAGGCTCTTACTCCTATAGAAAATATGGTGGCCCTTTTCGAAACAGTTAAGGAATTCAATGCGGATCGCTCCTAGAGGGCGGATGGATCAGATATATAAAATATTAATTGTCGACGATGAACCTCTGGCCCGCTTTTCTTTCAGAAATCTGATAGAAACACGGTTCCCGGGGTTTGTTGTCTCCGGAGAGGCCGGGACAGGCCCGGAAGGTTTGGAGATCTTCAGCCGTATAAGACCTGATATTGTTATGATGGATATACAGATTCCCGATCTGAATGGTCTTGAAACCTCCCGCTTGATTCTGGAGCGGCATCCTGAGGCTCAGATCATTGTCCTTTCGGCTTATGACCAATTTGAATATGTTCAGGATGCCATCAATCACGGTGTGCTGGGCTATCTTCTCAAACCGGTTCAGGAAAAAAAACTGGCCCGATTACTGGATCTTGCAGTTCAGAGGATCATCAGTCAGAGGGAGACTTTAAGAGATCTGGATCAGCTGAAAACATACCGTCAAATTGCCGAGAGCGATATGGTGAGTTCCTTTATATACGGTAGCTGCGGGGGGCTGAGTGCCGGTTTTTATGCGGATCATCTGAAACCTTCTGTTAAAAGCGGATTCTTTGTTTTGTTCCGCCTGGATGAAATCCCGACTCAGATGAGCCGTATCAGTACAGATATTTCAGATTTTATAAAGCATCTGCCCGGATGCAGCGCCGGACGCTGGATGGGGGGAATCCTACCTGTCTTTATCAAACGGGAAACAGGCGCGGAAATTGACGAGGTCCTGGTAGAAAGCATTGCACACAGGCTTCAGATACTCAGCAGTAGAACTGTTCTGACCGGTATCGGCAGTATTAAAAGCAATCCAGCCGAGTTTCCTCTCTCCTACAGACAGGCCATGAATGCCCTGGAAACAGGTCAGTCCCCGGGGCAGGTTTTTGAATACTCCCGGGAACTGGAAGACCGTTTTTTTACAGCTTTAAAAAGTACCTCACCCGATAATCCTGTAGAAATTCTGGATCAGTTTCTAAGACGTTTGAGTGAGCCCGATGTGATTCTCAGAGATTGTCAAACCGCATTGACAGAATTTTTGATCCAGCTGCGGCGGTTTATGGAAGACCAGGGAGACATGCAGGGCAGCCTTCTTATTGCCAATATGCTCCGGGATATTCCTTTACAGGAAGATCGTCTTGAACTCCTGAGCTGGATTGCTCAGTCTCTGATGGATTACATGGAACTTCAGCAGAACAGCCATGCTGTGGAGGATCTTCAAATCAGGAAAATCCTGAAGTACATCGATTTGAATGATTTTAATGAAGTCAGTCTCGAAACGACGGCTCGTTCGGTGGGATTGACTCCCCAGTATGTGAGCAAGATCTTCAAAGATAAGTATAAAATGAACTTTCTGGAATATCTTATCAGCCGCAGGATGGAGTTCGCCTGCCGCCTGCTCAAGGAATCGGATATGACAGTCCGTAAAATAGCCGGAGAAGCCGGATATGGGGATGTCAATTATTTCAGTAAAGTCTTCAAAAAGCAGAAAGGCATGAGTCCCCGGGAATACCGGCAATCCAACTAATCTTACACAGGTATTCTTATGTGACAGATTGTTCCGGATGGATTCCCTTCTTCTATTTGAAAGCACTCTTTCCCATACTTCAGGGCCAGACGCCTCATCACATTTCTGATCCCCATGGAATCCATTTGAAATGCAGTATCCATAATCTCATCAATTCTGTGACGGCTGATACCCACACCGTTATCTCTGATTTCAATGACAATGTGGTCGTCTTTCGTTTTGATACTGAGCTGTACTTTTCCCGGGCGGGATATCGGCTCAACTCCATGTTTGATCGCATTTTCAACGAGAGGCTGAAGGATAATGGCCGGGACCTGAACCGAAAGGATCTCCGGGTCTATCTCTTTGTCAAAGGAAAGCTTCTCCCCGAAACGGGTTTTCTGGATATGAATATAACTCCCTATGAGATCGACTTCCTCTTCCAGGGAAACCATACTCTTCTGATTCAACAAATTATAACGGAGCAGTTCTGAGAGGCTGCGGATCATATCCCCGGTCCGGGGTGCTTCTTCCAGGGTACTGAGAGAGTCAATAACATTCAAAGTATTGAATAGGAAATGGGGATTCATCTGTGACTGAAGGAGAGACAGTTCGGATTCTTTTAACAGGTGTTCTGTTTTATGATGCTGTATCTCCCTGTCCTTTAACTTTTGTTCCAGCTCGGCTTTTTCCTGAATCCCTACAATCTGTGAACTGATCCGGCGTGACATTTCATTAAAGGAGCGGAACAGGACGGTAATCTCATCTTTTCTCTTAGGCTCTTTCAGGTTGATAACTTCTGCATTCCGGCCGAACCTGATGAGTTCCAATGCCAGTTGATGGATGGGGCGGGACACGGATAACGAGAAATTCCAGGCCAGGATGTAGCAGACTAATATGATAAGGATAACAGCGGTAATATTAATCTTAAGATTCCGGTCCATCAATTTTGTGAAATTAAGAAAGAAGTCCTGCAGGTTGTCCAGAAAGAGAGTATTGAGGTCCTGCAATTCTTCCCTGACATAACCGGAAAGCTTCAAAAGGTCTGTTTCCGATTCTCTGACATATATGGTTTCTTTTCCTGATTGATAGTTCTCTATGAGCACTGACGCCTTGCTTCTGTATGTTTCCAGCATGGCATTCAGATCCCGAAAGGAATAAAGCATTTCTCTGCTTTCCTGAACAAGCCCTTTCTGACTGTTCAACTTTTCTGAGGTTTTGATAAAACCCTGTCTGTATTGAATCAGATAGTCATCGTTGCCGCTGCGGATATAATTGCTGATATTGTCGTTAATATTCTGAATATCATTATGAATGCTATGAAGAAGGATCTGCTGATCCACACGTGTGGCTAAGATGCGGTCCTGCCCGGTAATCCTGAGAAGAGTGTAGGTATTTAATCCTCCGAGAGAGAATATGATGACGAAAAAAGAGGTTAATAGCTTCTGTCTTAAGCCATAAGGCAGAGATTCGGGGAGATGGGGATTATCCATACATAGATTTTAATGGTTTTAAGATGATATTGGTAGCGGATCTATCAAATGGAAACCATGAATTTTGAGCGAGTCTTTGTAGTTCTGAAATAAAGAGCTGAGGCGGCTTGAAAACCGCCTCTCTCATAGACATAATAGACTCATGACAGAAAAAAAAGAGTCTTTTAAGATAAAAATAGCCTATTCCTATTCGACTATCCTCAGTGCCAAGCTTCGAAACTTCAGAAAACACAGTTTGTTGAAATATACTTTTTCGGCTGTGATCTACAGTGTGGTACTGACCCTCATCAGAGGAGGGAACCCCCTTTCTAAAAGCGGAGCCATCTTCTTCCTCAACTTTTTCCTGCTTTTTATATGCCTCAGTGTTCTCCTGATGTTTGTTTCCAGCTGGCTTATGGCTCGAAAATATGCGGATAAATCTATGATCTATACATTTTCCTCCTCAGGGATTCATATCCATAATGAAATCAATAAGCTGGAGGAGGAACATGACTGGAACTGGATACGGTCTTATGAGCTGACAAAAAAGGCTCTTTATCTGCTGATTCAGTCAAAGAAACCCTTTGAGATCATCCTGAACCGCCCGGATCTCAGCCAGGAAGAACTTGATTCATTGATCCTCTGGTTAGGAAATCGATCCTAAGAGCATGAATCATTACAAAAATTAGTTATATCGGCAAAGAAATCTTCTCTACCCCCCATCTTCAGTCATACCATTTGATCCCTCTGGTGAGAAACATTGTAATGCTTAATGCTGCAAAAAGACCTGCCGTTCCCATGACGAGGGCATAGTCTTCAGATTTCAGGACAAAATAAAGGTAGCCGTAGCCCGATGACATAACGGGAAGCAGGTACAATCCTTTCCAACCGACTCCGTCAATGGAGAGGGTGTACAACGAGAGCATCACGGCTACTGCCGCGGAGGCTGCCAGGTAAGAGGGCATAAAGGCAATATGTTCGGACAGTGAGAGAAGGATCAGGTAAAAGAGGATATTTCCAAAGCCTGCCAGAAGGTATTGAATGGGATGAATTCGGACCTTACGGATCAGTTCAAAAAGAAAGAAGGTCATAAAAGGCATGATCAGGAAAAGTATTCCGTAATCGATGGTTCTCCTGGTTTTATTGTATGAGTTCAGTGCGGGGTAATAGTTCAGACCAAACGCTGTCTGCCTCATCTCATCAAAAACGGAAGTTTCCGATTCTGACCAGGATTCGGGGACACTTCGGCTCAATGAATGAAGTTCCCATTCGGCAGTAAATCCCTGGTCTGAAATATTTTGCTGGGTGGGCAAGTAGTATCCCTGGAAGGAGGGGGAAACCCAGTCTGATTCGAGGTGTATTCTGGTTTCTCCGCCCAAAGGCAGAAACTCAAGGGAGGTTCCTCCTCTGATCTCCTGGTTGAAACGGAAGGGGATGGTCCGGCTGATGTTCCATGTTTCTCCTGATCCGATGTCAACGGGGACTTTCAATACAGCATCATAAAAGGAAAGGGCGCTGTCACCGGGCTCAAAATTGA
Coding sequences:
- a CDS encoding sugar ABC transporter ATP-binding protein, which produces MSEWILEARGIEKDFPGVRALDGVDLQIREGEVHALVGENGAGKSTLMLVLSGIYQPDGGVIYLEGEKIHFSSPHDANHKGISIVFQELSLIQGLSIAENIFANRQPVGKMNMIDWDALHTQTKELLALFDLQDLNPATPVRELSVANQQVIEIIKAISFNPRVLILDEPTSSLTEHEVTQLFENIRKLKKKGLSFIYISHHLSEIFEIADRVSILRDGQYVCSAEVSEIDEDFLVNNMVGRTISNMYGQRKEDQIIGTELLKVENLSRKGFFENISFSIKAGEIVGMAGLVGAGRTEVGRSIFGAEVPESGQVSLDGRILNIKNPKDAIHYGVGYLSEDRKTQGLILDFSITQNLVANHLEDFTSPSGFLNEAHIQKFAAESKDEFGIMTPSLDQKLAKLSGGNQQKVLVGAWMGIKPRLLIVDEPTRGVDVGAKSEIYNLLRNLADRGVGILMISSDLPEILGMSDRILVMQSGKLVGTVQGDQATEESIMTLAAGTVEGAQ
- a CDS encoding ABC transporter permease, whose product is MNWLKSMVKQREFMIFMIVSLLFIVMIFASPYFLSTGNILAVLLGLSLEAIIAVAMAHLMVSGGFDMSVGSVVAFTGAMTALMLKAGVPIPMALLIGLLIGGAIGFFNGFIIAKVGINPFVTTLSSLSLFRGLTLIVTKGQNITGLPDAFKAIGQAKIFGIQTPILIAAALIIVGDIYLRKSRFFRQSYYIGGNEQSARLSGIPVDKMKILAYVLTGLFAAISGIVMTARLGSASVTAGTGMELRVITAVIIGGASLQGGEGSVLGAFLGTFLIAIITNALTLLGVDVYWQTFVLGGTLLTAVLIDTLSKKYKTI
- a CDS encoding uroporphyrinogen decarboxylase family protein; this encodes MTGKEKLQNALNHKDGPVPVDFGATSVTGMHCSVVEGLRKYYGLEKKPVKIHEPYQMLGLVEEDLQDVIGADVTGVFPRDTLFGFPLENWKEWTTPWGQDVLVPGNFNTSRKDGDVFIYPEGDMNASASGRMPEGGYFYDTIVRQPEIDDDNLNPEDNLEEFGPVSDVDLAYFKQACDKAAQTGKGIIATFGGTAFGDIALVPAPFLKEPKGIRDITEWYISTMTRADYIHEVFQKQSDIALANLVKIYAAVGDTPDAVFICGTDFGTQNSQFCSTDSYNEMYAPYYKKITSWIHENTGWKTFKHSCGAVEPFMSHFVDSGFDIINPVQCSADGMDPSHLKDKYGQSLTFWGGGVDTQMTLPFGTADEVRKEVAERLKIFSKQGGFVFDAIHNVQALTPIENMVALFETVKEFNADRS
- a CDS encoding response regulator, which encodes MDQIYKILIVDDEPLARFSFRNLIETRFPGFVVSGEAGTGPEGLEIFSRIRPDIVMMDIQIPDLNGLETSRLILERHPEAQIIVLSAYDQFEYVQDAINHGVLGYLLKPVQEKKLARLLDLAVQRIISQRETLRDLDQLKTYRQIAESDMVSSFIYGSCGGLSAGFYADHLKPSVKSGFFVLFRLDEIPTQMSRISTDISDFIKHLPGCSAGRWMGGILPVFIKRETGAEIDEVLVESIAHRLQILSSRTVLTGIGSIKSNPAEFPLSYRQAMNALETGQSPGQVFEYSRELEDRFFTALKSTSPDNPVEILDQFLRRLSEPDVILRDCQTALTEFLIQLRRFMEDQGDMQGSLLIANMLRDIPLQEDRLELLSWIAQSLMDYMELQQNSHAVEDLQIRKILKYIDLNDFNEVSLETTARSVGLTPQYVSKIFKDKYKMNFLEYLISRRMEFACRLLKESDMTVRKIAGEAGYGDVNYFSKVFKKQKGMSPREYRQSN
- a CDS encoding sensor histidine kinase → MDNPHLPESLPYGLRQKLLTSFFVIIFSLGGLNTYTLLRITGQDRILATRVDQQILLHSIHNDIQNINDNISNYIRSGNDDYLIQYRQGFIKTSEKLNSQKGLVQESREMLYSFRDLNAMLETYRSKASVLIENYQSGKETIYVRESETDLLKLSGYVREELQDLNTLFLDNLQDFFLNFTKLMDRNLKINITAVILIILVCYILAWNFSLSVSRPIHQLALELIRFGRNAEVINLKEPKRKDEITVLFRSFNEMSRRISSQIVGIQEKAELEQKLKDREIQHHKTEHLLKESELSLLQSQMNPHFLFNTLNVIDSLSTLEEAPRTGDMIRSLSELLRYNLLNQKSMVSLEEEVDLIGSYIHIQKTRFGEKLSFDKEIDPEILSVQVPAIILQPLVENAIKHGVEPISRPGKVQLSIKTKDDHIVIEIRDNGVGISRHRIDEIMDTAFQMDSMGIRNVMRRLALKYGKECFQIEEGNPSGTICHIRIPV
- the creD gene encoding cell envelope integrity protein CreD, whose amino-acid sequence is MKENNSNETGKPNWKSPLMKMQGNGAPSFGLKIIIITVMIFLFLIPLGMIKDLIREREGRKLEAETDVVSSWGGESAIGGPVLVVPRRMKREVLDEAGKVLRMEEYTERVYMLPRNLDLDVRSRSEMKHRGIFEVPVFTLDLSGSGDFALEPLYKNYNSADLIWDQAYVQFSYHHLKGMKKTGPLLWGGKEINFEPGDSALSFYDAVLKVPVDIGSGETWNISRTIPFRFNQEIRGGTSLEFLPLGGETRIHLESDWVSPSFQGYYLPTQQNISDQGFTAEWELHSLSRSVPESWSESETSVFDEMRQTAFGLNYYPALNSYNKTRRTIDYGILFLIMPFMTFFLFELIRKVRIHPIQYLLAGFGNILFYLILLSLSEHIAFMPSYLAASAAVAVMLSLYTLSIDGVGWKGLYLLPVMSSGYGYLYFVLKSEDYALVMGTAGLFAALSITMFLTRGIKWYD